A genomic window from Gammaproteobacteria bacterium includes:
- a CDS encoding lipoprotein signal peptidase, with translation MKSLFKLGVTIAIVVISIDQFTKIWALNALVLHQPEALFAGLNMTLVYNSGMAFSMFDESGDVGRWLLSGLAIVISVVLLVWLWRLHHSERLLAVALGFVLGGAVGNVIDRIQLGYVVDFVDVYYQTWHWPAFNVADSAITLGAILLLWDTFFGKHEGAEKHNNDD, from the coding sequence ATGAAATCTCTTTTTAAGTTGGGCGTGACGATAGCAATAGTCGTTATTTCTATCGACCAATTCACTAAAATATGGGCATTAAATGCCTTAGTATTGCATCAGCCTGAGGCACTATTTGCGGGTCTTAATATGACGCTGGTTTATAACTCGGGCATGGCTTTCAGTATGTTTGATGAGTCAGGCGATGTTGGACGTTGGTTGTTGTCGGGCTTGGCAATTGTTATTAGTGTTGTGCTCTTGGTTTGGTTGTGGCGTCTGCATCACAGTGAGCGCTTACTGGCAGTTGCCCTGGGTTTTGTGCTTGGTGGTGCAGTAGGCAATGTGATTGATCGTATTCAATTGGGCTATGTTGTCGATTTTGTTGATGTCTATTATCAGACATGGCATTGGCCTGCTTTTAACGTTGCAGACTCGGCGATAACGCTAGGCGCTATATTACTGCTTTGGGATACGTTCTTTGGTAAGCATGAAGGCGCTGAAAAACATAATAATGACGATTAA
- the ispH gene encoding 4-hydroxy-3-methylbut-2-enyl diphosphate reductase codes for MKIILANPRGFCAGVDRAIDIVERVLALYGAPIYVRHEVVHNRYVVEGLRGKGAVFVEELDEVPDDATVIFSAHGVATAVREEAKRRDLRVFDAICPLVTKVHVEVARYEKEGRECVLIGHEGHPEVVGTMGQYRRIDAGGMYLVETLDDVKNLSVKNPDTLAFVTQTTLSVDDTADIIDALRERFPNILGPRKDDICYATQNRQDSVKNLAQESDLVLVVGSKNSSNSNRLKEMASLSGVEAYLIDGHEDVKKEWLTGKQVVGITAGASAPEILVQNVIARLQEWGGESVEDQHGRKETIHFSLPKVLQSVRVEIS; via the coding sequence ATGAAAATTATTCTTGCTAACCCACGTGGTTTTTGTGCCGGTGTTGATCGTGCCATTGATATTGTTGAGCGAGTATTAGCCTTGTATGGCGCACCTATCTACGTGCGCCACGAAGTTGTTCATAATCGTTATGTGGTTGAAGGCTTACGCGGCAAAGGCGCTGTGTTCGTTGAAGAATTAGATGAAGTGCCAGATGATGCCACAGTTATTTTTAGCGCGCATGGTGTGGCGACGGCAGTTCGTGAAGAAGCCAAGCGGCGTGACTTACGTGTGTTCGACGCGATATGTCCCTTGGTGACCAAGGTGCATGTGGAAGTTGCCAGATACGAGAAAGAAGGGCGTGAGTGTGTTTTGATCGGCCATGAGGGCCACCCTGAAGTTGTCGGCACGATGGGTCAGTATCGGCGCATTGATGCTGGTGGCATGTATCTGGTTGAGACGCTAGACGATGTTAAAAACCTTTCAGTAAAAAACCCCGATACACTGGCATTCGTCACGCAAACAACATTATCGGTAGACGATACGGCGGATATTATCGACGCATTACGCGAGCGTTTCCCAAATATTCTTGGCCCACGTAAGGATGATATTTGTTATGCCACACAAAATCGCCAGGACTCGGTTAAAAACCTGGCGCAAGAAAGCGATCTTGTTTTGGTGGTGGGTTCAAAAAACAGTTCTAATTCTAACCGACTTAAAGAAATGGCTAGTCTCAGTGGTGTTGAAGCATATTTGATTGACGGTCATGAAGACGTTAAAAAAGAATGGCTAACAGGCAAGCAAGTGGTGGGCATTACGGCGGGTGCTTCGGCACCGGAAATATTGGTGCAAAATGTTATTGCGCGCCTACAAGAGTGGGGCGGTGAGTCTGTTGAAGATCAGCATGGCCGCAAAGAAACGATTCATTTTTCACTGCCGAAAGTGTTGCAATCAGTGCGGGTTGAAATATCCTAG
- a CDS encoding prepilin-type N-terminal cleavage/methylation domain-containing protein, protein MRKNNKNGFTLIEVLIVVAIVGILAAIAYPSYVEQVNKVRRTDAQATLVELAARLQEYYVDQPPPTYVGASLTGDNAIFPNEAPLDGATKHYDLSITAQDARTFTIQAEPKTASPMAGDFTYGLDARGAKQHFKGSGTPVDGWP, encoded by the coding sequence ATGCGCAAAAATAATAAAAATGGCTTCACACTTATTGAAGTGTTGATTGTCGTCGCCATTGTGGGAATTTTAGCGGCCATCGCCTACCCCAGCTATGTTGAACAAGTCAACAAAGTACGCCGAACGGATGCACAGGCCACGCTGGTAGAACTTGCTGCGAGATTGCAAGAATATTATGTCGACCAACCGCCGCCAACGTATGTCGGTGCAAGTCTTACTGGTGACAACGCGATATTCCCTAATGAGGCGCCATTAGACGGGGCAACTAAACACTATGATTTGAGTATTACTGCGCAAGACGCCCGTACATTTACTATTCAGGCTGAGCCTAAGACCGCAAGCCCAATGGCAGGCGACTTTACTTATGGACTTGACGCCCGTGGCGCAAAGCAACATTTCAAAGGCAGTGGCACACCTGTTGATGGCTGGCCTTAG